In a genomic window of Trichoderma atroviride chromosome 4, complete sequence:
- a CDS encoding uncharacterized protein (EggNog:ENOG41) — protein sequence MSSKMNSSNAIGRGKGKRSRSGCWTCREAGYKCDEAKPFCGRCVRLNIPCQGYGLRLRWRPHKDPKKGEDLRFRHDDRHHELREPTAHSNEAQAAIISPPADTAVTTPSRSTSDGWVSDDVFSPNGRNQCALLSPMSIQSQDDGNLKEICLKRRKSDSVREREQLREVSIPRDPQYWALYLSLDDYHLFHHFTTVVSSLISIKPTDNPFQRHFTSMALQKGPLQSAILSVAASHLIAISPGKDTEIAARKHHRMAIQSLSMALKSSMERFSDAILATVLMLQVRRQFMDSVEEADECHLSAARELIRIRKGLPTVSTSCFQFLLSLFSYHDILGSIAHARPPFILDHEYFCSNTMAPLFDSAFDILNIASDISSLQSMKSGAITTSNEEIQSLIQVFEHKLETWQLPDDASANIDLANTAIAYHAAASIYLFRVAYNTGSPHPRTLHRVRLCLDALAKVPITSPLVSMHVWPLFTGGCEAIDPQDRLFAVQRLKEMYRIRRIPSLIRVREAMETVWKCKDLQGGDSRPDLMVKLGCLEALDQLGLGVELV from the coding sequence ATGTCATCGAAAATGAACTCCAGCAACGCAATAGGACGagggaaagggaagagaTCCAGATCAGGGTGTTGGACATGCCGGGAAGCTGGGTATAAATGCGACGAAGCGAAGCCATTCTGCGGTCGTTGTGTGAGGTTAAACATACCTTGCCAAGGCTATGGGTTAAGGCTGAGGTGGCGTCCTCACAAAGACCcaaagaaaggagaggacCTTCGATTCCGACATGATGATCGCCATCATGAACTGAGAGAACCGACGGCGCACAGCAATGAAGCACAGGCAGCCATTATTTCACCACCTGCAGATACTGCCGTTACGACACCCAGTCGTTCTACCTCGGACGGTTGGGTGTCGGATGATGTCTTCTCACCGAATGGGCGCAATCAATGCGCATTGTTATCCCCCATGAGTATTCAATCTCAGGATGATGGCAATTTAAAGGAAATTTGCTTGAAACGTCGAAAATCTGACAGCGTGCGCGAGCGAGAGCAGCTGCGCGAAGTTTCAATACCGCGTGATCCTCAGTACTGGGCTCTTTATCTATCTCTTGATGACTATCACCTTTTTCATCACTTTACCACTGTTGTTTCATCTTTAATTTCCATAAAACCTACGGATAATCCTTTTCAGAGGCATTTTACCAGCATGGCTCTACAAAAGGGCCCTCTTCAGTCCGCTATCCTCTCGGTGGCCGCCAGTCATTTGATAGCAATTTCACCTGGTAAAGATACCGAGATTGCTGCCAGAAAACATCATAGGATGGCCATACAGTCTTTATCTATGGCGCTCAAAAGCTCGATGGAAAGATTTTCTGATGCAATTCTTGCGACCGTGTTGATGCTGCAAGTCAGGCGTCAGTTTATGGACAGCGTCGAAGAGGCAGACGAATGCCATCTCTCTGCTGCTAGAGAACTCATTCGTATACGCAAAGGGCTGCCCACTGTGTCGACGTCCTGTTTCCAGTTCCTTCTCAGCCTTTTCAGCTATCATGATATACTAGGATCCATTGCTCACGCAAGGCCGCCTTTCATTCTTGACCATGAGTATTTCTGCTCTAATACCATGGCTCCGCTCTTCGACAGCGCCTTCGATATTCTCAATATAGCATCAGATATCAGCTCGCTGCAGTCGATGAAGAGTGGCGCCATAACAACATCAAATGAAGAAATCCAATCGCTTATTCAGGTATTTGAACACAAACTCGAAACCTGGCAACTTCCTGACGATGCCTCCGCGAATATTGATCTTGCCAATACTGCGATTGCATAtcatgctgctgcatccaTCTATCTATTCCGCGTGGCATATAACACTGGCTCTCCACACCCGCGTACCTTGCACCGAGTCCGACTCTGCTTGGATGCGCTAGCGAAAGTTCCTATAACGTCGCCACTGGTGTCCATGCACGTTTGGCCGTTGTTTACGGGAGGATGCGAAGCTATCGATCCGCAAGATAGATTATTTGCAGTTCAGCGGCTTAAAGAGATGTACCGTATCAGGAGAATTCCCTCTCTGATTCGCGTTCGAGAAGCCATGGAAACTGTTTGGAAGTGTAAAGACTTGCAAGGCGGAGATAGCAGACCTGATCTCATGGTTAAACTAGGATGTCTTGAAGCTTTGGATCAACTGGGTCTTGGCGTAGAACTAGTTTAG
- a CDS encoding uncharacterized protein (EggNog:ENOG41), with the protein MAPIKSNILESIGNTSILQLHAVVPSNGVRVLLKIETTNPTASMKDRMALAMITAAENDGRLKPGGSVVEYTGGSTGVSLALICAVKGYPLHIVTSDAFSKEKLDHMRLLGAILTVIPSDNGKQTEKLTKDMIREARAIAEKTGAFITAQMDNTDQLSAYTKLADEIYEQTEGQIDAFVQGVGSGACLRGTSERLRQLDSKIRFVAVEPAESAVLAGGVSGSHNIDGMGPGYVTPMWKDGIADDFQGVSTADARAMAFRLAREEGLFCGLSTGANVTAALRVAETLKPGSTVVTIMCDSGMKYMSGYSKQLSSM; encoded by the coding sequence ATGGCGCCAATAAAATCCAACATTCTTGAATCCATTGGAAACACCTCCATCTTACAGCTTCATGCTGTGGTTCCTTCAAATGGAGTTCGCGTCCTCCTAAAAATTGAAACCACCAACCCAACAGCGAGCATGAAAGACCGCATGGCCCTTGCAATGATTACGGCTGCTGAAAATGATGGCCGTCTAAAACCCGGTGGCTCTGTTGTTGAGTATACTGGAGGTAGCACTGGCGTATCGCTGGCTTTGATCTGCGCCGTGAAGGGCTACCCGCTCCATATAGTGACATCAGACGCCTTTTCGAAAGAAAAGCTGGACCACATGAGACTCCTTGGTGCTATCTTGACCGTTATACCAAGCGACAATGGCAAGCAAACTGAAAAGCTTACCAAAGACATGATCCGGGAGGCCCGTGCCATAGCTGAAAAGACTGGAGCCTTCATCACGGCTCAGATGGACAATACGGACCAACTTTCGGCTTACACAAAGCTAGCCGATGAGATATATGAGCAAACAGAGGGCCAAATCGATGCTTTCGTGCAGGGCGTTGGATCAGGCGCGTGTCTTCGGGGCACATCAGAGCGCTTACGCCAGCTTGACAGCAAAATCCGCTTTGTCGCAGTCGAGCCCGCTGAATCGGCTGTTTTAGCAGGTGGCGTGTCTGGATCCCATAACATTGACGGCATGGGGCCTGGATATGTTACGCCAATGTGGAAAGATGGGATTGCAGATGACTTTCAAGGAGTCTCAACTGCTGATGCAAGGGCAATGGCCTTTCGGCTAGCACGCGAAGAAGGCTTGTTCTGTGGTCTTTCGACCGGGGCGAATGTTACTGCTGCATTACGTGTGGCAGAAACTCTGAAACCAGGATCTACCGTTGTCACAATCATGTGTGATTCAGGTATGAAGTACATGTCAGGATACTCTAAACAATTATCATCTATGTAG
- a CDS encoding uncharacterized protein (EggNog:ENOG41), producing the protein MAGIAILGAGIFATEAHLPALVANKANLKAVYSRSTSTASTLVTEATKLGVANIDLYADDKPGHTLDDLLQRSDIDAVIIVLPILIQPSIVRQCLAAGKHVLCEKPIAKDVKTARDLIADYNKLYADKGLIFSIAEQFRFMHEFELGRKWIVEEKAIGEITQAHLRVWRNQPPVGKWYETPWRKVPEYQGGFLLDGGVHQTALLRFITGQEVVETQGFARQVVPHLPPLDTLNAGILLSGGGTGTISMSFASLRSAGELTLIGTKGSFQIVDGPSGFVLTLDLVSGESRSETVNSKGVELEIKAFLEAIKIGKAEKRSGPEEALNDLASIESMCQGGGKVDLY; encoded by the exons ATGGCTGGTATTGCAATTTTAGGAGCTGGCATTTTTGCTACTGAAG CCCATCTACCAGCACTCGTTGCGAATAAAGCGAACCTCAAAGCGGTATATTCTCGTTCTACATCTACCGCCTCTACCCTTGTTACGGAAGCAACTAAGCTTGGAGTCGCCAATATTGACCTGTACGCGGACGACAAGCCTGGACATACGCTAgatgatcttcttcagcgcagCGATATTGACGCAGTAATTATTGTCTTGCCAATCCTTATTCAACCATCCATTGTTAGGCAATGTTTAGCTGCTGGCAAACATGTGCTCTGTGAAAAGCCGATTGCAAAAGATGTGAAAACGGCCCGCGATCTTATTGCAGACTACAATAAGCTATATGCAGATAAAGGACTCATTTTCAGCATTGCCGAGCAGTTTCGATTCATGCACGAGTTTGAGCTTGGTCGGAAATGGATcgtggaagaaaaggcaatcGGTGAGATTACCCAGGCACATCTCAGAGTATGGCGCAACCAGCCACCAGTTGGCAAATGGTACGAAACGCCATGGAGAAAAGTGCCAGAGTACCAAGGCGGCTTTTTACTTGACGGTGGAGTGCATCAAACTGCTCTGCTCCGCTTCATTACGGGCCAAGAAGTCGTTGAGACGCAGGGGTTTGCTCGCCAAGTCGTACCTCACCTCCCACCCCTTGATACTCTCAATGCAGGCATCCTTCTCAGCGGTGGAGGAACTGGCACAATCTCAATGTCGTTTGCTTCGCTACGGTCTGCTGGAGAGCTCACTCTCATCGGCACTAAGGGGAGCTTCCAAATTGTTGATGGTCCCAGCGGCTTTGTGTTAACTCTTGACCTTGTCTCTGGAGAGAGTAGATCTGAGACAGTAAACAGCAAAGGCGTTGAACTCGAGATCAAGGCTTTTCTAGAAGCTATCAAAATTGGCAAGGCAGAGAAACGGTCGGGTCCAGAGGAGGCATTGAATGATCTCGCTAGTATTGAGAGCATGTGCCAAGGCGGAGGCAAGGTAGACTTATACTAG
- a CDS encoding uncharacterized protein (EggNog:ENOG41~SECRETED:SignalP(1-17)), with the protein MKFSFASLLACAGLATALPSSVISSTELSAPEGVNIESRSTNGNVTDKGIARFDNGNIWDGQGNGTDSYKLYLGNGTTAAGWPSIESWVSFGNMFENYKLTIQWACQNLNWRLPNNNDDEIEAIYNGIQLAANATGVDHRFILAVIMQESHGCPRVNTTNLGVRNPGLMQNHNGDASCNDNKKLTTPCPTSTIHKMIMEGTAGTSSGAGLSHCINESGRSDVSDYYRAARIYNSGSLSKTGDLQSNIATHCYASDIANRLTGWVYAKSTCTCDTDPKSCNVSKN; encoded by the exons ATGAAG TTTTCTTTCGCTTCGCTCCTTGCTTGCGCGGGCCTCGCAACAGCCCTGCCTTCGTCTGTAATTTCTTCGACCGAGCTTTCTGCCCCCGAGGGCGTCAACATCGAGAGTCGCTCAACGAATGGAAATGTTACCGACAAGGGCATTGCCCGATTCGATAACGGCAACATCTGGGACGGCCAGGGCAATGGAACGGATTCTTACAAGCTCTACCTCGGCAACGGAACAACCGCTGCGGGGTGGCCGTCTATCGAGTCTTGGGTCTCGTTTGGAAACAT GTTCGAGAACTACAAACTCACAATACAGTGGGCTTGCCAAAACCTGAATTGGCGTCTTCCCAACAATAATGATGACGAAATT GAAGCCATCTACAATGGTATCCAGCTGGCTGCCAATGCGACAGGCGTCGACCATCgattcatcttggctgtcaTCATGCAAGAATCACATGGATGCCCGCGAGTCAATACCACCAACCTGGGCGTTCGCAATCCCGGTCTCATGCAGAACCATAACGGAGATGCCTCGTGCAACGACAACAAGAAGCTCACAACACCTTGCCCGACGTCAACGATCCATAAGATGATCATGGAAGGCACCGCTGGCACCTCGTCTGGTGCTGGTCTGTCCCACTGCATCAACGAATCTGGCCGAAGCGATGTTTCTGATTACTACCGCGCTGCTCGCATCTACAACTCTGGCTCCCTCTCCAAGACCGGTGACTTGCAGAGTAACATTGCTACTCACTGCTACGCCAGCGATATTGCAAA CCGCCTCACTGGCTGGGTTTACGCAAAGTCAACATGCACATGCGATACCGACCCCAAGAGCTGCAACGTATCAAAGAATTAG
- a CDS encoding uncharacterized protein (EggNog:ENOG41~TransMembrane:11 (i72-92o98-118i138-160o180-196i203-227o254-275i287-310o330-353i374-396o402-424i436-459o)): MAGNTNDVEFEARNPESPKHEASKFENQQVGPNSGSDNEIFGETSDELQNSRLKQIAAEGNAHFHRLGWKRLAIVTIVEAIALGALSLPAAYHTLGMFPGVFLTITLGLITIFTSYLVGQVKLKYPQVSHYADAGRLLFGRFGYELFGAAMVLELVMSVGSHALTGSIALGTLNNNQVCSIVWSAVSAVILFILAIPPSFTEIAVLGYIDFASIIIAIGITIIATGIKARDSAGGLSGVEWSTWPQEGTTFSEAFVAVSNIIFAFSFAIGQFSFMDEMHTPTDYMKSIWASGIAQITIYTLTGALCYAFIGPSIQAPALLSSGELISKITFGIAIPVIFISGSINSTVALRYIHGRLWKKSIIQYVNTPRGWTVWIVQAAIFTIIAWVIAEAIPIFSDLLSLVSALFVTGFSYWIPAIMWFCLLCKRGEWFSGKNIFISLGSILAFIIGVVALVAGTYATIADIIRETNDGSTNRPFSCRR, from the exons atggctggCAATACGAATGATGTAGAGTTTGAGGCTCGCAACCCAGAATCTCCAAAACACGAAGCCTCAAAATTTGAGAATCAGCAAGTCGGACCCAATTCTGGTTCTGATAATGAAATCTTTGGGGAGACAAGCGATGAGCTGCAAAACAGCCGACTGAAGCAGATTGCTGCGGAGGGCAACGCGCACTTCCATCGGTTAGGATGGAAGCGCTTGGCTATCGTCACCATCGTCGAGGCCATTGCCCTGGGAGCTCTCAGTCTGCCAGCAGCCTATCATACTCTCGGCATGTTCCCTGGAGTATTCCTTACCATCACACTTGGATTGATCACCATCTTCACGAGTTACCTGGTGGGACAAGTCAAGTTGAAGTACCCACAGGTCTCACACTATGCCGACGCCGGAAGACTTCTGTTCGGTCGATTTGGCTATGAATTGTTTGGTGCTGCCATGGTTCTTGAGCTTGTCATGTCAGTGGGTTCCCACGCACTGACTGGAAGCATCGCTCTGGGCACCCTTAATAATAACCAAGTCTGCTCCATTGTCTGGTCTGCTGTGTCAGCAGTCATCTTATTCATTCTGGCTATACCACCTTCATTCACTGAGATTGCCGTGCTTGGTTACATCGACTTTGCATcaatcatcatcgccattggaATCACCATCATCGCTACAGGCATCAAGGCCAGGGATTCTGCTGGCGGCCTTTCTGGCGTGGAGTGGTCAACATGGCCTCAGGAGGGGACCACTTTCTCCGAGGCGTTTGTGGCAGTGAGCAACATCATCTTTGCCTTTAGCTTTGCCATCGGTCAATTTTCCTTCATGGACGAGATGCACACTCCAACAGACTACATGAAATCCATCTGGGCTTCAGGTATCGCCCAGATTACCATCTATACTCTGACCGGAGCGCTGTGCTATGCCTTCATCGGCCCATCGATCCAGGCTCCGGCTTTGCTGTCTTCCGGTGAACTTATTTCCAAGATTACTTTCGGCATCGCCATTCCTGTCATTTTCATCTCCGGATCCATCAACTCGACAGTGGCACTTCGTTATATACACGGCCGTTTATGGAAGAAGTCCATTATTCAATACGTCAATACCCCCAGGGGCTGGACCGTCTGGATTGTACAGGCTGCAATCTTTACCATCATTGCCTGGGTCATTGCTGAGGCGATTCCCATCTTTTCTGACCTGCTTTCTCTCGTTTCCGCACTGTTTGTGACAGGATTTTCCTACTGGATTCCTGCCATCATGTGGTTCTGCTTGCTATGCAAAAGGGGCGAATGGTTTTCGGGAAAGAATATTTTCATTTCTCTTGGAAGCATACTGGCCTTTATTATTGGAGTAGTGGCTTTAGTTGCCGGCACCTATGCCACCATTGCTGATATC ATTCGCGAAACGAATGACGGAAGCACCAACCGCCCCTTTTCTTGTAGGCGCTAG